One segment of Podospora pseudopauciseta strain CBS 411.78 chromosome 5 map unlocalized CBS411.78m_5.2, whole genome shotgun sequence DNA contains the following:
- a CDS encoding uncharacterized protein (COG:Q; EggNog:ENOG503NXW2): protein MASLLLPSPQLPRLANLLTSSILLHLLIALLLLSLAYRVHRWHKLCHVPGPFLAGWTSLWLTRGFISYKVYEDMHALTKKYGPVVRVAPNKVIINNIDSIYRITSARSEYKKSDWYLLARVMPGADNLLSMRDPKLRAKRLRHVLPAFSGKNQDDFEPAVDKTISTLLDLIDTKYLSSPSQHRLMNLAQKSHFYTLDSFGEIAYSQSFGSLDTDSDVLGIVKTGDATFPLLSAVHNHHKIFQTIQKWPFYYLLPRKGDKVGFGRVFGLALEIVNKRSREVGEEGVDKKRDMLQSMMDNGLEGDELRSEVAMSFFVGSDTVASAIRMTMLLLMTHPTVYRRLQEQIDDAAEKGKISRPVTNDEAKRHLPYMQAVIQESLRLFPPSSIVPFFKEVPETGDTVDGYYLPKGTTIGTGCVMWSMNRDEDFWGPDANLFRPERWLEANEERRAEMERCVDLIFGSGKFVCAGKKIAFMQMYKLFPELLRGYNWSLPDPLRLPTIDNPTIWDIHGLMVRIEKR from the exons ATGGCCTCCCTACTCCTACCATCCCCTCAGCTTCCCCGTCtagccaacctcctcacgAGCTCAatactcctccacctcctcatcgccctcctcctcctaaGTCTCGCCTACCGTGTCCACCGCTGGCATAAACTCTGTCATGTCCCTGGCCCCTTCCTAGCAGGATGGACCTCCCTCTGGCTCACCCGCGGCTTCATCAGCTACAAAGTCTACGAAGATATGCACGCCCTCACCAAGAAATATGGTCCTGTCGTCCGTGTAGCTCCAAACAAGGtgatcatcaacaacattgACTCCATCTACCGCATCACCAGCGCGCGGTCAGAGTACAAAAAGAGTGACTGGTACCTCCTCGCACGGGTGATGCCCGGGGCGGATAATCTCCTCTCAATGAGAGATCCAAAGCTGAGAGCCAAGAGGCTGAGACATGTCCTCCCAGCA TTCTCGGGCAAAAACCAAGACGACTTCGAACCCGCCGTTGACAAaaccatctccaccctcctcgacctcatCGACACCAAATAcctctcatccccctcccaacaccgCCTCATGAACCTGGCCCAGAAATCCCACTTCTACACCTTGGACTCGTTCGGTGAAATAGCCTACAGCCAGTCCTTCGGCTCCCTCGACACCGACAGCGACGTCCTCGGCATCGTCAAAACAGGCGACGCGACCTTCCCTCTGCTCAGCGCGGtgcacaaccaccacaagaTCTTCCAGACGATTCAAAAATGGCCTTTTTACTACCTCCTACCCAGGAAAGGGGACAAAGTCGGTTTTGGGAGGGTGTTTGGCCTGGCGCTGGAGATTGTGAACAAGAGGTCgagggaggttggggaggagggggtggataaAAAGAGGGATATGCTGCAGAGCATGATGGACAatgggctggagggggatgagctgAGGAGTGAGGTTGCCATGTCTTT TTTTGTCGGGTCGGACACGGTTGCATCTGCCATCAGAATGACGATGTTGTTGCTCATGACACACCCCACTGTGTATAGGCGTTTACAAGAGCAAATCGACGACGCCGCAGAGAAGGGCAAAATCAGCCGGCCGGTGACGAACGATGAGGCAAAGAGGCATCTTCCGTACATGCAGGCTGTGATTCAAGAGTCACTCCGGTTATTCCCCCCCTCGTCAATCGTCCCGTTTTTCAAGGAGGTCCCTGAGACGGGGGATACAGTCGACGGGTACTACCTCCCCAAGGGAACCACCATCGGCACAGGGTGTGTCATGTGGAGTATGAACCGCGACGAAGACTTCTGGGGTCCGGACGCGAACCTCTTCCGACCGGAGAGGTGGCTTGAAGCGAACGAGGAGAGACGGGCTGAGATGGAACGGTGTGTGGATTTGATCTTTGGGAGTGGCAAGTTTGTCTGTGCTGGGAAGAAGATTGCGTTTATGCAGATGTACAAGTTGTTTCCCGAG TTACTGAGAGGGTATAACTGGTCTCTGCCAGATCCGTTACGCCTGCCAACGATTGATAACCCTACCATCTGGGATATCCACGGGTTGATGGTGCGGATAGAGAAGAGGTAG
- a CDS encoding uncharacterized protein (COG:Q; EggNog:ENOG503P23G) — protein sequence MDTTMVTVMVVVDNFVRFISAMISSQPHQARVPSPGEAFVEMAILALKGLVPMVWLRSKTSPVEFLVGGAALLVMVLAVSHFHTAEPSKPSSAEGGRIKGILLKAPKPRHAYKPRVAFDPALDTGNKVLKRSHDVCGDGGMM from the coding sequence ATGGACACAACCATGGTTACGGTGATGGTTGTAGTAGATAACTTCGTTCGATTCATCTCCGCCATGATCTCAAGTCAGCCACACCAAGCCCGGGTCCCCAGTCCGGGCGAGGCCTTCGTCGAGATGGCCATCTTGGCGCTCAAGGGGCTGGTCCCCATGGTATGGCTTCGCAGCAAGACCTCCCCGGTTGAGTTTCTCGTTGGAGGGGCCGCACTGCTTGTGATGGTCCTCGCCGTCAGCCATTTCCATACTGCCGAGCCGAGCAAACCTTCTTCTGCCGAAGGAGGGAGGATAAAGggcatcctcctcaaggCGCCAAAGCCTCGACATGCGTACAAACCGAGGGTTGCATTTGACCCGGCGTTGGACACGGGTAACAAGGTCCTGAAGCGGAGTCACGACGTGTGCGGAGATGGGGGAATGATGTAA
- a CDS encoding uncharacterized protein (EggNog:ENOG503PXS9), producing MHLPTSGQELEKRDIKEFWNKLISPWCKTFPKSLGCPKPEEPTPQPEPSPTTPTPTNPPLEAPVVPVPAPVPTTPASAPDTEKPPVNNTPVTNPVKTPAEDPPKNSAPTPGNSGGGGGSGNGSGNGSSPGTGSGAGNGSGGGSGNGSGNGSGSGSGSGSGSGSTPSPGVGQGSGSGSGSGSGSGSGSNQGSNPGTGSGSGSGSSNGSGSGSSSGNGSGSPTPTSGNSNSGSSGSGSSGNGNSGSNSNSGNGNQGAGSTSTEPQKAFPSTAGNALLAVDGTQDGQNQVTQKGADSATGGGYVPGSDYTSTDEFGYTYHGELDQNSGGVRGTSGTGTNNGSNPGSNDNTNNPNEKGSSPMIGIIGAVVSLLVVLLLLIALLYRYRRTRRVQAFLTRCTPFKIAPYSKKEKKRSSMGNGLLFSDVGDAADSAMYEKRSSMNYGTATAPPPPVSSSVTLPAAATIPPLRLDCAPSNNNNNNNNNNLSLMDKRASSPTSGLLIDFSPLTPGLPTIPSPTIPRRSSQDSIGAASIASSGVFSPSLISWPMPPSTPGNSRPTTGTGCNWPVLQPETVPAVPRVIQQTSAAAASAPPSRPTTGGSHRYSLMPVIKPAQPALPSNWVKPKGWD from the exons ATGCATCTTCCAACCTCTGGCCAAGAGCTAGAGAAAAGGGACATCAAGGAGTTCTGGAACAAGCTCATCAGCCCATGGTGCAAGACGTTTCCCAAGTCGCTGGGATGTCCCAAGCCTGAGGAGCCCACCCCCCAGCCGGAGCCGAGCCCGACGACACCCACGCCGACGAACCCTCCATTGGAAGCCCCCGTGGTGCCGGTGCCCGCGCCGGTTCCTACCACGCCGGCATCGGCCCCGGATACGGAGAAGCCTCCTGTCAACAATACTCCGGTTACTAATCCAGTCAAGACACCAGCGGAGGACCCGCCAAAGAACAGTGCGCCTACGCCTGGGAACtcgggaggtggaggagggtcaGGAAATGGGTCGGGCAATGGGTCTAGTCCTGGAACAGGATCTGGTGCAGGGAACGGGTCGGGCGGTGGTTCTGGCAATGGCTCGGGGAATGGTTCAGGCAGTGGGTCGGGTTCAGGATCAGGTTCGGGCTCAACTCCCAGCCCTGGTGTAGGACAGggttctggttctggttctggttctggttctggttcGGGTTCGGGTTCAAATCAAGGATCGAACCCAGGGActggctccggctccggctccggctccagCAATGGGTCTGGTTCAGGATCGAGCTCTGGCAATGGCTCTGGttcgccaaccccaacctctgGGAACTCCAACTCTGGATCTTCTGGCTCGGGTTCATCTGGCAATGGCAACTCAGGATCCAACAGCAATTCAGGCAATGGCAACCAGGGAGCCggctcaacatcaacagaGCCCCAAAAGGCGTTTCCCTCCACCGCAGGAAACGCCCTCTTGGCTGTGGATGGCACCCAGGACGGACAGAACCAAGTCACCCAGAAAGGCGCCGACTCAGCCACAGGCGGCGGCTATGTTCCTGGCTCAGATTACACCTCCACCGACGAGTTTGGTTACACCTATCATGGCGAGCTTGACCAGAACTCAGGGGGCGTTCGGGGGACGTCAGGAACAGGCACCAACAACGGCTCAAATCCCGGCAGTAACGACAACACCAATAACCCCAACGAGAAAGGCTCCAGCCCCATGATTGGCATCATCGGCGCCGTAGTCT CCCTCCTGGTagtgctcctcctcctcatcgccctcctTTACCGCTACCGCCGCACCCGCCGCGTCCAAGCCTTCCTGACAAGATGCACCCCCTTCAAAATCGCCCCTTACAgcaagaaggaaaagaaacgcTCATCAATGGGCAACGGCCTCTTATTCAGCGACGTCGGTGATGCAGCTGACTCGGCAATGTACGAGAAGCGAAGCAGCATGAACTACGGCACCGCCactgccccccctcccccagtcTCCTCATCGGTTACTCTCCCCGCCGCAGCCACGATCCCCCCCCTCAGGCTGGATTGCGCCCCTagtaacaacaacaacaacaacaacaacaacaacttaTCCCTAATGGACAAAcgcgcctcctcccccacgaGCGGTCTGCTCATTGACTTTTCCCCCCTGACGCCAGGATTGCCAACTATTCCGTCTCCGACGATCCCCCGGCGGTCGAGTCAGGATTCCATCGGGGCGGCGAGTATAGCCTCTAGCGGGGTGTTTTCCCCTTCGTTGATCAGCTGGCCTATGCCGCCTTCTACGCCAGGGAATTCAAGACCGACGACGGGAACGGGGTGTAACTGGCCGGTGTTGCAGCCAGAGACGGTGCCGGCTGTGCCCCGGGTTATTCAACAGacatctgctgctgctgctagtGCACCGCCTTCGAGGCCGACAACGGGGGGCTCGCACAGATACAGTCTTATGCCTGTTATCAAGCCTGCTCAGCCGGCGTTGCCGAGCAACTGGGTTAAGCCCAAGGGGTGGGATTAG
- a CDS encoding uncharacterized protein (COG:F; COG:P; EggNog:ENOG503P110), with protein MHISPPPPPPLLLPLEDTTLINHHHQNNSTHNLTHELLIASLAIQRASLLTKRVLQTLTSNNNNPPSPTTCPSTPVTGHPFFPSTTTCLNPSYDPSSRRLSIAKPDASPVTIADFASQALLISTIHHHFPSDTFIGEEDSSSLRHNPDLCSQVFDLVSTTYLSDPAAEALLGPRPGSIPEMLGLIDLGCGRGTRGKRCWSMDPIDGTSAFLKGEQYAVSLALLDGEGRELMGLLGCPNLGIGVVVGGGRIEEGEVDREGWGVMLSAVRGEGCALVRSMGQAGLNKVVKRINRRKGRQREIRTEELHFVDSRVSCATDSGMVEQLARRAGAGRTGERTEIYSSHMRYAAMVLGGREFVQVRFPKRPRGEAAPWCVWDHAGSQLIYTESGAGKVTDLEGRPIDFGTGRKLTNNWGLITADESVHGKMLELAGEVLKEAGR; from the coding sequence ATGCACatatcaccaccccccccaccacccctcctcctccccttggAGGACACCACCCTCataaaccaccaccaccaaaacaacagcacccacaacctcacccacgaactcctcatcgcctccctcgccatccagCGCGCCTCCCTCCTAACCAAACGCGTCCTCCAAACTctcacctccaacaacaacaacccaccctcaccaacaacctgcccctccacccccgtaACCGGccaccccttcttcccctccaccaccacctgcctCAACCCATCCTacgacccctcctcccgccgcCTCTCCATCGCCAAACCCGACGCCTCCCCGGTAACGATAGCCGACTTTGCCTCCCAAGCGCTCCTCatctccaccatccaccaccattTCCCGTCCGACACCTTCATCGGGGAAGAAgattcctcctccctccgccACAACCCCGACCTCTGCTCCCAGGTCTTTGATCTCGTCTCCACCACTTACCTCTCGGACCCTGCCGCGGAGGCGTTGCTGGGCCCGCGACCGGGGAGCATACCCGAGATGCTGGGGTTGATTGATCTGGGCTGTGGGAGGGGGAcaagggggaagaggtgcTGGAGTATGGATCCCATTGACGGGACGAGCGCGTTTCTGAAAGGGGAGCAGTACGCTGTTAGCTTGGCGttgttggatggggaggggagggagctgatggggttgctggggtgTCCTAATCTGGGgattggggtggtggtcggcggggggaggattgaggagggcgaggtggacagggaggggtggggggttatGTTGAGTGCTGtgcggggggaggggtgcgCACTTGTGAGATCGATGGGGCAGGCGGGGTTGAACAAGGTTGTCAAGAGGATCAACAGGCGAAAGGGGAGACAGCGGGAGATCAGGACGGAGGAGTTGCATTTTGTGGATTCGAGGGTGAGCTGTGCTACGGATAGTGGGATGGTGGAACAGCTTGCGAGGAGGGCCggggcggggaggacggGGGAGAGGACCGAGATTTACTCTTCGCACATGAGGTATGCGGCTATGGTTTTGGGAGGGCGGGAGTTTGTCCAGGTGAGGTTTCCGAAGCGACCGAGAGGGGAGGCGGCGCCGTGGTGCGTCTGGGATCATGCGGGTTCGCAGCTTATCTACACGGAGTCGGGGGCCGGGAAGGTGACAGACCTGGAAGGGAGACCGATAGATTTcgggacggggaggaagtTGACGAATAACTGGGGGCTGATCACGGCCGATGAGAGCGTGCATGGCAAGATGCTCGAgctggcgggggaggtgctgAAGGAGGCAGGGAGGTAG
- a CDS encoding uncharacterized protein (COG:S; EggNog:ENOG503P0YW): MPYLHWEIEKRLVRMTNVMRKTRLENEEEFAYERLSKRKGTWGSVVDRARARAQRMNSTTSEFGEWDEGSPSWRPQSPLGSYLWQASKLYQLIDEAADWRLITNHLYSPSPLHPRRTLEQYYYWTADDTTQRDRQQVVYRATQMRSDPEAIPRVVMVDQLWLWILDENTILSAFPRRWGRNKPDPSAVHRAIRDHLGAIDHAQITSVYDLALIIIDECSKVFFDRTKPDLRPEVVDMFSSAISSISEKKTDAYERFGRDVKRMNTQDPLQTAEELLRKSLNIKFEWSVLMEAQNLIDQLQIMQEIFTQQITVMGDFEKALRAMSSESQGPSDLKPALARAAALIEDMKLRRDELWNLEKRQANTRSQVTDSSHVVIADLGMLTAIPVAARTPRHEATAVGNYRGQGRHPQGRRERCARQIDCRLHRGDHFLPSSFLLRHLLWHERARVKRGLHEAEYPTCIHV; this comes from the exons ATGCCTTACCTGCACTGGGAAATCGAGAAGAGGCTTGTCAGAATGACCAATGTGATGCGCAAGACACGACTCGAGAACGAAGAGGAGTTTGCCTACGAGCGTCTGAGCAAGCGGAAAGGGACTTGGGGCAGCGTTGTCGACAGAGCTCGAGCCCGAGCTCAACGGATGAACAGCACCACGTCGGAATTCGGGGAGTGGGACGAAGGGTCCCCATCATGGAGGCCGCAATCGCCTCTCGGGAGCTACCTGTGGCAGGCGTCGAAGCTGTATCAGCTCATAGACGAAGCGGCAGACTGGCGCCTGATCACAAACCACCTTTACTCTCCATCGCCCCTTCACCCACGAAGGACGCTTGAGCAATACTACTACTGGACGGCGGACGACACAACGCAGAGAGATCGTCAACAAGTTGTTTACCGGGCCACGCAGATGAGAAGTGACCCAGAGGCTATCCcaagggtggtgatggttgacCAGTTATGGCTGTGGATCTTGGACGAGA ACACCATTCTATCTGCCTTTCCCCGCCGGTGGGGCCGCAATAAGCCAGACCCGTCTGCTGTGCATCGCGCCATTCGAGATCACCTGGGGGCCATCGACCATGCCCAAATCACCTCGGTCTACGACTTGGCGTTGATCATTATCGACGAATGTTCCAAAGTGTTCTTCGACCGCACCAAGCCGGACCTCCGACCCGAAGTGGTAGACATGTTTAGCTCTGCCATTTCAAGCATT TCAGAGAAGAAGACCGACGCTTACGAACGTTTTGGAAGAGATGTCAAGAGAATGAACACCCAAGACCCACTCCAAACGGCAGAGGAACTGCTGAGAAAGTCTCTCAACATCAAGTTCGAATGGTCGGTGCTGATGGAGGCGCAGAACCTCATAGACCAACTTCAGATCATGCAAGAGATATTCACCCAGCAGATAACCGTGATGGGCGACTTTGAGAAGGCGCTCAGGGCCATGAGCTCGGAATCTCAGGGCCCTTCTGATCTCAAGCCTGCCCTCGCACGGGCAGCGGCTCTGATTGAGGACATGAAACTACGCCGGGATGAGCTTTGGAATTTGGAGAAGAGACAGGCCAATACTCGGAGCCAGGTGACTGACTCCTCTCACGTCGTTATCGCGGATCTGGGTATGCTGACAGCAATTCCTGTAGCTGCGAGAACTCCTCGACATGAAGCAACAGCAGTCGGGAATTATCGAGGCCAAGGCCGCCATCCGCAGGGCAGACGAGAGCGTTGTGCAAGGCAGATCGATTGTCGTCTTCACCGTGGTGACCATTTTCTTC CTTCctctttccttcttcgccACCTTCTTTGGCATGAACGCGCAAGAGTTAAACGAGGGCTACATGAGGCTGAGTACCCAACTTGTATACATGTGTGA